In Brevibacillus brevis, a genomic segment contains:
- a CDS encoding MFS transporter: MSTAAKSVSPDHTATKSTATRVSPMLAVMLLAVFMSVATIFIVNVATPSLQRGLGSSFSGVQFVITGYTLAYAVALIVGGRLGDRFGRKRMLAYGVTGFTITSLLSGFATGVNMLILLRILQGLSAAMIAPQVLALIQVHYAPEKRGTVFGLYGAAQGLAASTGQIIGGLLLYWNPLGLEWRTVFFFSVPFGIAILAMLPFIEESKSAGSAKMDWIGALNVAAGLLMMVFPLVQGQKEGWPLWLDLCLLLSLPVLAVFVWHERRVARSGGVPFMNVDLFRNSVFTKGMLIVFLLLLAQAAFFLIAAYFLQIGIGLTALQAGLVILPMGTGYFLASLYSSKAVARFGVHTLTLGAVLSVIGFLSLAITVRLTGAAFHGYESILPLLLLGMGQGAIAAPLTNIVLAKVRGSDIGSASGILTTGMQVAFALGIALIGVIFLNTMRVHADTVSGEVAQQLRQQLSAMPQTGVHQEQIVQQFRVCYADFARQNDSTALPASCRISSDDPQIHSLFLASIQAANAKNYADAFQLCLYVLAGISAGLLLLVLALAKGSRQPEPNG, from the coding sequence ATGTCTACAGCGGCAAAATCGGTCTCGCCGGACCATACGGCGACGAAATCGACGGCAACTAGGGTAAGCCCGATGCTTGCGGTCATGCTCTTGGCAGTATTCATGTCAGTGGCCACTATTTTTATCGTGAATGTGGCGACGCCCTCGCTTCAGCGCGGTCTCGGCTCCAGCTTTTCCGGGGTGCAATTTGTGATCACCGGCTACACATTGGCCTATGCGGTCGCGCTCATTGTCGGCGGGCGCCTGGGAGATCGTTTCGGCCGAAAAAGGATGCTTGCTTATGGGGTAACCGGCTTTACGATCACGTCGTTATTGAGCGGCTTTGCAACCGGAGTGAACATGCTCATCCTGCTGCGGATCCTGCAGGGGCTGAGCGCCGCCATGATCGCCCCGCAAGTGCTGGCTCTGATCCAGGTACACTACGCGCCGGAAAAGCGGGGCACGGTGTTTGGGCTGTACGGCGCGGCGCAAGGGCTCGCGGCGTCAACGGGGCAGATTATCGGGGGACTGCTCCTGTACTGGAATCCGCTCGGGCTGGAATGGCGGACCGTATTTTTCTTCAGCGTGCCTTTCGGAATTGCCATTTTGGCCATGCTCCCGTTTATCGAGGAATCCAAAAGCGCCGGGAGTGCGAAGATGGACTGGATCGGAGCACTGAACGTCGCGGCCGGATTGTTGATGATGGTGTTTCCGCTTGTCCAGGGACAAAAAGAAGGGTGGCCGCTCTGGCTGGATCTGTGCCTGCTCCTGTCTTTGCCGGTGCTGGCTGTCTTCGTCTGGCATGAGCGAAGGGTAGCGCGCAGCGGTGGCGTTCCTTTCATGAACGTCGATTTGTTCCGGAACAGCGTGTTTACGAAAGGCATGCTTATCGTCTTTTTGCTGCTGTTAGCACAAGCCGCCTTCTTTTTGATCGCCGCGTATTTTCTCCAGATCGGCATTGGCCTGACCGCGCTGCAGGCGGGATTGGTCATTTTGCCGATGGGAACCGGCTATTTTTTGGCCTCGCTCTACTCTTCCAAAGCAGTCGCCAGGTTTGGCGTGCACACCCTGACCCTGGGTGCGGTTCTCAGCGTCATCGGCTTTTTGTCCCTGGCCATCACAGTTCGCTTGACAGGGGCTGCCTTTCACGGATATGAATCGATTCTGCCCTTGCTCCTTTTAGGGATGGGCCAGGGAGCGATCGCCGCTCCGTTGACGAATATCGTGTTGGCCAAAGTCCGCGGCAGCGACATCGGCTCCGCGTCTGGTATCCTGACGACCGGCATGCAGGTCGCCTTTGCGCTGGGGATTGCCCTGATCGGCGTCATCTTTCTGAATACGATGAGGGTCCATGCGGATACGGTAAGCGGCGAGGTGGCACAGCAGCTTCGGCAGCAGCTGTCGGCGATGCCGCAGACAGGAGTCCACCAGGAGCAGATCGTTCAGCAATTCCGCGTCTGCTACGCCGATTTCGCCCGTCAAAACGACTCCACGGCCTTGCCTGCAAGCTGCAGGATCAGCTCCGACGACCCGCAGATCCACAGTCTGTTTTTGGCGAGCATCCAGGCTGCAAATGCGAAAAATTACGCCGATGCCTTCCAGCTTTGCCTGTATGTGCTCGCGGGGATAAGCGCAGGTTTGCTGCTGCTGGTGCTGGCGTTGGCAAAAGGCAGCCGTCAGCCGGAACCGAATGGGTGA
- a CDS encoding glucose 1-dehydrogenase, with product MRLKNKIAVVTGAARGIGAAIAHRYAEEGALVVATDISLAGEEVVAAIASKGGTAVFFRADVSKAADVQALLDFTKERYGVPTVLCNNAAINIPGSVVETEEEVWDRTMEVNVKSMYLTSKYFLPEMVAAGGGAVVNMASANSFVAEPRLSAYVTSKGAIHMLTKQMALDFAAENVRVNCICPGWVDTTFNDAHADLFGGRDQVLRSIHDFQPIGRTIQPIEIANVAVFLASDESSAMTGSAVVVDGGLSAK from the coding sequence ATGCGTTTGAAAAACAAGATTGCAGTGGTAACAGGAGCGGCACGCGGAATCGGAGCGGCCATCGCCCACAGATATGCGGAAGAGGGAGCCCTTGTCGTGGCGACCGACATCAGTTTGGCGGGGGAGGAAGTAGTAGCTGCGATTGCGAGCAAGGGCGGCACCGCCGTGTTTTTCCGAGCCGATGTATCCAAAGCGGCCGATGTGCAGGCCCTCCTGGATTTTACCAAAGAAAGGTACGGGGTTCCCACGGTTCTGTGCAATAATGCAGCGATCAACATCCCCGGCTCCGTCGTCGAGACGGAGGAAGAAGTCTGGGACCGCACGATGGAAGTCAACGTGAAATCCATGTATCTCACCTCCAAATATTTTCTGCCGGAAATGGTTGCGGCAGGGGGAGGGGCTGTGGTGAACATGGCCTCCGCCAACAGCTTTGTAGCAGAGCCGCGCTTGTCTGCGTACGTCACCTCCAAAGGCGCCATCCACATGCTCACGAAGCAAATGGCGCTGGACTTTGCCGCAGAAAATGTACGGGTAAACTGCATCTGCCCGGGATGGGTAGATACGACCTTCAATGACGCTCATGCCGATCTGTTTGGCGGACGGGATCAGGTACTTAGGAGCATTCATGATTTCCAGCCGATCGGGCGGACCATCCAACCGATCGAAATCGCTAATGTCGCTGTTTTCCTGGCTTCCGACGAATCATCGGCGATGACAGGCAGCGCGGTTGTGGTGGACGGAGGTTTGTCGGCGAAATAA
- a CDS encoding APC family permease — protein MKKYYFIFFGIKEEFGLDNSQYKQELRRTLTFKDLVIYGMVFMAPLAPMQVYGAVAQQSFGMVPLVYCIGVIALMFTAFSYRHMSKEFPYAGSVYSYVSRGMNPHVGFIAGWLILADYILCPALLYAFAGVWMAGILPQVPAFVWTLIFVVCNTLINVRGITMTARANLFMFWMQIVTLIVFLGIAVKFVLVDGHGMGGFSLAPLFQADHVDFGFIATATSIAVLGFLGFDGISTLAEEARDPVKTVGKATVLSILLSGLLFFIQVYMAALIHPQYETLNPDMGFFEIAREAGGPVFYTVLILINVVAVGIAVTLNVQSATARVLYSMSRENLLPFAQVLAKIHPKYQTPVHATIFCALLSIVVTFCLSIETLYKFVTFGAITAFMMLNATIIVYFYGKKKRRGAKGFLTYAVTPFIGLLITGYVWSGFDRMTFTVGFAWVLIGIIVGYLKSGGYRKVAPVLKDL, from the coding sequence ATGAAAAAGTACTACTTCATTTTTTTTGGCATAAAGGAGGAGTTCGGCTTGGACAACAGCCAGTACAAACAAGAGTTAAGGCGAACGCTTACGTTTAAGGACCTGGTCATCTACGGAATGGTTTTCATGGCCCCGCTTGCGCCGATGCAGGTCTATGGTGCTGTGGCGCAGCAGAGCTTTGGCATGGTGCCGCTCGTCTACTGCATCGGGGTGATCGCCCTGATGTTCACGGCATTCAGCTACAGGCACATGAGCAAGGAATTCCCCTACGCCGGTTCCGTCTACTCCTATGTGAGCCGCGGGATGAATCCGCATGTGGGCTTTATCGCAGGCTGGCTGATTTTGGCCGACTACATTCTGTGTCCGGCATTGTTGTACGCTTTTGCGGGCGTGTGGATGGCAGGCATTTTGCCTCAGGTCCCGGCTTTCGTCTGGACACTGATTTTCGTCGTCTGCAACACCTTGATCAATGTCAGAGGGATCACCATGACAGCGCGCGCCAATCTTTTCATGTTCTGGATGCAAATCGTCACGCTGATCGTCTTCCTCGGTATCGCCGTCAAATTTGTCCTAGTTGATGGTCACGGCATGGGCGGCTTCAGCCTGGCTCCGCTGTTTCAGGCGGATCACGTAGACTTTGGCTTTATCGCGACGGCGACGTCCATAGCCGTACTCGGCTTTCTGGGCTTTGACGGCATCAGCACGCTGGCTGAGGAAGCACGCGATCCGGTAAAGACGGTCGGCAAGGCAACCGTTCTGTCCATTTTGCTCAGCGGCTTGCTGTTTTTCATTCAGGTCTATATGGCTGCCTTGATCCATCCGCAGTACGAGACGCTAAATCCGGACATGGGCTTTTTTGAAATCGCGCGGGAAGCGGGCGGACCTGTTTTTTACACGGTTTTGATCCTGATCAATGTCGTTGCCGTAGGAATTGCGGTTACGCTGAATGTCCAGTCGGCTACAGCCCGGGTGCTCTATTCCATGAGCCGGGAAAACCTGCTGCCCTTTGCGCAAGTGCTGGCGAAAATTCATCCCAAATACCAGACGCCTGTCCATGCGACGATCTTCTGCGCCCTGCTTTCCATCGTCGTGACCTTCTGCCTCTCGATTGAGACGTTGTACAAGTTCGTGACATTCGGGGCCATCACCGCTTTCATGATGCTGAATGCCACCATCATCGTCTACTTCTACGGCAAGAAAAAGCGGCGTGGAGCAAAGGGATTTCTCACCTACGCGGTGACTCCGTTTATCGGGCTTCTCATTACCGGCTACGTCTGGTCCGGCTTTGACCGGATGACTTTCACCGTAGGGTTCGCCTGGGTCCTGATCGGAATCATCGTCGGCTACCTGAAGTCGGGCGGCTATCGAAAAGTAGCGCCCGTCCTCAAAGACCTATAA
- a CDS encoding LytTR family DNA-binding domain-containing protein, giving the protein MQKQQINLLIAEDDELQLELIEGYLAPFSHIRIVGKARTGDELISLATLTPDLTAMIVDIHLGEGRGGLESYSILKLRGVHLPTILITGMAPHASVTYDLGIVDIVEKPYTEKRFRQAVEKLQNDISYQRFMEAGGLYVPVCGEEILQMTPADILYIESINRTILVHTPREAYETKIPIKLYESYLQDCHFYLTHRSFLVNLKKIGRIEGTSIFFQEGNEGKQALIAEEKTQEIITYWHNLKKWL; this is encoded by the coding sequence ATGCAGAAGCAGCAGATCAATTTGCTCATCGCAGAAGATGATGAGCTGCAGCTGGAGTTGATAGAGGGGTACCTAGCCCCATTTTCGCATATACGGATTGTCGGCAAGGCGCGCACGGGTGATGAGCTCATCTCTCTGGCGACACTGACTCCCGATCTGACGGCAATGATCGTGGATATCCATCTGGGAGAGGGCAGAGGTGGGCTGGAGAGCTATTCGATTTTAAAGCTGAGGGGCGTCCATCTCCCTACCATCCTCATTACCGGAATGGCGCCCCATGCGAGTGTCACCTATGATCTGGGGATCGTGGATATCGTCGAGAAGCCTTATACGGAGAAGCGTTTCAGACAAGCCGTGGAAAAGCTGCAAAATGATATTTCCTATCAAAGGTTCATGGAGGCGGGTGGGCTTTATGTCCCTGTCTGCGGGGAGGAGATTCTTCAGATGACACCCGCAGACATTTTATATATCGAATCGATCAATCGTACGATTCTGGTGCACACCCCACGCGAAGCCTATGAAACGAAAATTCCGATCAAGCTGTACGAGAGCTACCTGCAGGACTGCCATTTTTACCTGACGCATCGGTCGTTTCTCGTCAATTTGAAAAAGATCGGCCGCATCGAAGGCACGAGCATCTTCTTTCAGGAGGGGAATGAAGGCAAACAAGCTCTGATCGCAGAGGAAAAGACGCAGGAGATCATCACTTATTGGCACAACCTGAAAAAGTGGTTATAG
- a CDS encoding ATP-binding protein: protein MILIVAIMLSVCFMVANILLVYDSTIRTVEISIATQSMKTAADIAREVDVASFERFLQKPTEENPDYIELNHFLNDYRKKIGAKHVYIVMMDAQGNSRVMINGLPPGDSAQTYIGELCTLTMEEVKPAYQGDTFHTGIIHDPKYGVYMTAGAPLISASGQLVGIVGIDIGVELLEQIEANALTNSIFHVAANLLVLILIVVSYTVIRGWYQRETLRAVGDSEQTFQREFRAILASIQSIRHDFANHLQVLFGLLELKKVDRAREYLRGLQADVQVVALSEQVANPALLVLLHSKAEKARSHQIEMDLHIPPDETFDGVLSSDLIKILSNLLDNAIEAAEEDQTGDKRISLTMRKVGQSYQVMVENTGPTLSPQAIRRLSEAGYTTKANETGRARGYGLAIVREAVRKYAGDMYITSAKGRTCFSIVLSVADRK from the coding sequence ATGATACTGATCGTTGCGATCATGTTGAGTGTCTGCTTCATGGTTGCGAATATTTTGCTGGTCTATGACAGCACCATTCGCACTGTGGAGATCTCCATAGCCACCCAGAGCATGAAGACCGCTGCCGATATCGCACGGGAAGTAGACGTAGCGAGCTTCGAGAGGTTTTTGCAAAAGCCGACGGAAGAAAATCCGGACTATATCGAACTGAATCACTTCCTCAATGATTACCGGAAAAAAATCGGCGCAAAGCATGTGTATATCGTCATGATGGACGCACAGGGAAACAGCCGTGTCATGATCAACGGCCTTCCGCCGGGAGACAGTGCCCAGACGTATATCGGGGAGCTGTGCACGCTGACGATGGAGGAGGTAAAGCCAGCCTACCAAGGCGACACGTTTCATACGGGTATCATCCACGATCCCAAATACGGCGTCTACATGACAGCGGGCGCGCCTTTGATCAGTGCGTCCGGTCAGCTGGTCGGCATTGTGGGCATTGACATCGGCGTAGAGCTGCTGGAGCAGATAGAAGCCAATGCGCTCACCAACAGCATTTTTCATGTTGCGGCCAATCTGCTTGTTCTGATTTTAATCGTGGTCAGCTACACGGTGATCCGCGGGTGGTACCAGCGTGAGACGCTTCGGGCTGTCGGAGATTCCGAGCAGACCTTCCAGCGGGAATTCCGGGCGATTCTCGCATCTATTCAGTCGATCCGCCACGATTTTGCCAATCACTTGCAGGTGCTTTTTGGCCTCCTGGAACTGAAAAAGGTGGACCGAGCCCGGGAATATTTGCGGGGATTGCAGGCCGACGTACAGGTCGTCGCGCTTTCCGAGCAGGTCGCAAACCCTGCGTTGCTGGTGCTGCTGCATTCCAAAGCGGAAAAGGCTCGCAGCCATCAAATCGAGATGGATTTGCACATCCCGCCGGATGAGACCTTCGATGGCGTCCTTTCCTCCGATTTGATCAAAATCCTCTCCAATCTTCTCGACAATGCAATCGAGGCTGCCGAGGAAGATCAGACGGGAGACAAAAGGATTTCCCTGACGATGAGGAAAGTGGGACAGTCCTATCAAGTCATGGTAGAAAACACGGGACCGACCCTTTCGCCTCAGGCCATTCGCAGGCTTTCCGAGGCCGGATACACCACAAAAGCAAACGAGACCGGCCGAGCGCGCGGGTATGGCCTTGCTATCGTTCGGGAAGCCGTTCGGAAGTACGCGGGGGACATGTATATCACATCGGCCAAGGGAAGAACCTGCTTTTCCATCGTCTTATCCGTTGCGGACAGAAAATAG
- a CDS encoding zinc ribbon domain-containing protein gives MPRYEYGCEECGPFIQWLKMSEVTDMAVCPECGQTSRRMYSACGLILTPQALRQRIERGAEPKIVRKERHAHEGGACQHQGPAHGGGQHSHRHSPKRPWMVGH, from the coding sequence ATGCCTAGATACGAGTATGGTTGCGAGGAATGCGGACCGTTTATCCAATGGCTGAAAATGAGTGAAGTAACGGACATGGCGGTTTGCCCGGAGTGCGGACAGACGTCCAGGCGGATGTATTCCGCTTGCGGGTTGATCCTTACCCCACAAGCGCTGCGCCAGAGAATCGAGCGGGGCGCGGAGCCGAAGATCGTCAGGAAAGAAAGGCATGCCCATGAAGGAGGGGCTTGCCAGCATCAGGGGCCGGCTCATGGAGGGGGGCAGCATAGCCATCGGCATTCGCCGAAGCGGCCGTGGATGGTGGGACATTGA
- the fmdA gene encoding formamidase → MPEVLFRVDLNKPMEEQDTPGHNRWHPDIPATVSVNPGAVFRIECKDWTDGQIANNDDPSDIRDVNLNRVHVLSGPIWVNGAQPGDLLVVDILDIGALPQAEWGFNGIFAKENGGSFLVDHYSQAAKSIWDFQGIYTTSRHLPGVRFAGILHPGLIGTAPSHQLLDKWNRRERDLVATNPGRVPPLANLPTPHSAVLGSLKGAEFDRVAVEAARTVPPREHGGNCDIKNLSKGTRIYFPVYVEGAKLSMGDLHFSQGDGEITFCGGIEMAGWIDLHVDVIKGGMAKYNIVNNPVFKPGPVEPHYSEYLVFEGISVHETTGQQLYMDAHVAYRNACLNAIEYLKKAMGFTGEQAYMLLGTAPVEGRIAGIVDIPNACCTLSIPTSIFDRDILPK, encoded by the coding sequence ATGCCCGAAGTGTTGTTTCGCGTCGATCTCAACAAACCGATGGAGGAGCAGGATACGCCCGGCCATAACCGCTGGCATCCCGACATCCCGGCGACGGTTTCGGTGAATCCCGGTGCGGTTTTCCGCATCGAGTGCAAAGACTGGACGGACGGACAAATCGCCAACAACGACGACCCGTCTGACATACGCGATGTAAACCTCAACCGCGTGCACGTCCTGAGCGGCCCGATCTGGGTAAACGGAGCACAGCCGGGCGATTTGCTGGTCGTGGACATCCTCGACATCGGCGCTTTGCCCCAGGCGGAATGGGGATTCAATGGCATTTTTGCAAAGGAAAACGGCGGTTCCTTCCTCGTCGATCACTACTCGCAGGCGGCCAAATCCATCTGGGATTTTCAGGGCATATACACGACGTCCCGGCATTTGCCAGGAGTCAGGTTTGCGGGCATTCTCCATCCGGGCCTGATCGGCACCGCACCGTCCCACCAATTGCTGGACAAATGGAACAGGCGCGAGCGCGATCTGGTGGCGACCAATCCGGGACGGGTCCCGCCGCTTGCCAACCTGCCCACGCCGCACAGCGCCGTACTTGGCAGTCTAAAGGGTGCGGAGTTCGACCGGGTCGCCGTGGAAGCAGCACGAACCGTTCCGCCCCGCGAGCATGGCGGCAACTGCGACATCAAAAACTTGTCCAAAGGAACGCGGATCTACTTCCCTGTCTATGTCGAAGGAGCAAAGCTCTCGATGGGCGATTTGCATTTCTCGCAGGGGGACGGGGAAATCACCTTCTGCGGCGGGATCGAAATGGCTGGCTGGATCGACCTGCATGTCGACGTGATCAAAGGCGGGATGGCGAAGTACAACATCGTAAACAATCCCGTGTTCAAGCCGGGGCCGGTCGAACCCCACTATTCCGAATACCTCGTCTTCGAAGGGATATCCGTTCATGAGACGACTGGCCAGCAGCTGTACATGGATGCGCATGTCGCGTACCGAAATGCCTGCCTGAATGCGATCGAGTATTTGAAAAAGGCGATGGGCTTTACGGGAGAGCAGGCGTACATGCTGCTCGGAACCGCACCGGTGGAGGGACGCATCGCGGGAATCGTCGACATTCCCAATGCCTGCTGCACCCTCTCCATCCCGACGAGCATCTTTGACCGCGACATTTTACCGAAATAG
- a CDS encoding sigma 54-interacting transcriptional regulator, with product MVLAHNQDRIIVFASRQAEECLSLRAGDVLDGSREASLHNKWTLEEWPVDDFLHTRVRLLAIRPHRHFHAMRDTIPFPLIQTNSPLYMAELQTARVAADSLTNTLLLGETGSGKEVLARAIHGGSRRAQGPFLAVNLASLPRELIASELFGYAEGAFTGARKGGRLGKFEAANGGTLLLDEIGELPLEHQVLLLRVLEERTVTRLGAHEENPLDVRIVAATNRPLEKEVAEGRFRADLYFRLNVLTIRIPPLRERPEDIAPLAVHFVQELGKKHGTGPSVLSEDALFALQSQSWPGNVRELRNVVERAFLLAFYEPAITPVHLPAEWNGAPPRIAHKGQLHSGSGLLLREMERQAIRQVLAEARSISEAAKKLGIARSTLYRKMGEWGIPLDGEGSMGSLRRKKEPRNGQIKVDN from the coding sequence ATGGTCCTTGCCCACAATCAGGACAGGATCATTGTCTTTGCCAGTCGCCAGGCGGAGGAATGCTTGTCCCTTCGTGCGGGAGATGTGCTCGACGGGAGCCGGGAAGCGTCCCTTCACAATAAGTGGACACTGGAAGAATGGCCCGTGGACGACTTCCTCCACACCAGGGTCCGGTTGCTCGCCATCCGCCCGCATAGACACTTTCACGCCATGCGGGACACAATCCCATTTCCTCTCATTCAGACGAACAGCCCTCTCTACATGGCCGAGCTGCAAACCGCCCGTGTCGCAGCGGATAGCCTTACGAACACCCTGCTGCTCGGAGAAACCGGCTCTGGCAAGGAAGTGCTCGCCCGCGCCATCCATGGCGGCAGTAGGCGAGCACAAGGACCGTTCCTGGCGGTCAATCTGGCTTCACTCCCTCGCGAGCTCATCGCAAGCGAACTGTTTGGATACGCAGAGGGGGCCTTTACCGGAGCGAGAAAGGGAGGCCGCTTGGGCAAATTCGAAGCGGCCAACGGCGGGACGCTGTTGCTCGACGAAATCGGGGAGCTGCCCCTGGAGCATCAGGTTTTGCTTCTTCGCGTCCTGGAAGAGAGGACCGTCACTCGTCTGGGCGCCCACGAAGAAAACCCGCTGGACGTCCGAATCGTAGCGGCCACGAACCGGCCACTGGAAAAGGAGGTGGCAGAAGGGCGGTTCCGCGCAGACCTCTACTTCCGTCTAAACGTTTTGACGATCCGGATCCCCCCTTTGCGTGAACGTCCCGAAGATATCGCCCCGTTGGCGGTACACTTCGTCCAAGAGCTCGGAAAAAAGCATGGTACCGGCCCTTCCGTGCTGAGCGAGGATGCGCTTTTTGCCCTGCAGTCCCAATCCTGGCCGGGGAACGTCCGGGAGCTTCGAAATGTTGTGGAACGAGCGTTTTTGCTTGCCTTTTACGAACCGGCCATCACGCCAGTCCACCTGCCTGCGGAATGGAACGGTGCCCCCCCTCGCATTGCCCACAAGGGACAGCTTCACTCTGGCAGCGGGTTACTTCTGCGGGAGATGGAACGCCAAGCCATCAGGCAAGTGCTGGCAGAAGCCAGAAGCATTAGCGAAGCGGCGAAGAAGCTGGGCATTGCCCGCAGTACGCTGTATCGGAAAATGGGAGAATGGGGGATTCCGTTGGACGGGGAAGGCTCGATGGGGAGTCTACGGAGAAAAAAGGAACCAAGAAACGGGCAAATAAAAGTCGATAACTGA
- a CDS encoding L,D-transpeptidase family protein — translation MFLVAIPLEQTASQPTHANHILPFVAEQGSIVIEVYPLRHQLIVWKQGQKIKTYPIAVGNPSTPTPIGEYKVVYKGKNWGPAFGPRWLGLNVPWGIYGIHGTNRPYSIGQHLSHGCIRMRNRDVIELYDLIPVGTKVTIFGHVLGDPSHNPRDLAEGDVGGDVQLIQSRLRSAGYFRGVVNGKFRSDTTAALKAFQRDHGLAPNGVVSKKVYMEMGLWE, via the coding sequence ATGTTCCTGGTCGCAATCCCGTTAGAACAGACCGCCAGTCAGCCGACTCACGCGAACCATATCCTCCCTTTTGTTGCGGAGCAAGGGTCCATCGTCATCGAAGTGTACCCTCTCCGGCATCAATTAATCGTGTGGAAGCAGGGGCAAAAAATAAAAACGTACCCGATTGCGGTCGGCAACCCTTCGACCCCTACTCCGATTGGAGAGTACAAAGTCGTGTACAAGGGAAAAAATTGGGGGCCCGCCTTTGGCCCGAGGTGGCTCGGCCTCAATGTTCCGTGGGGCATATACGGCATCCATGGCACGAATCGGCCGTATTCCATCGGGCAGCATCTCAGCCACGGCTGTATCCGCATGCGCAACCGGGATGTCATCGAGCTATACGATCTGATTCCGGTCGGCACAAAGGTGACGATATTCGGTCATGTACTGGGTGATCCAAGCCACAATCCCCGGGATTTGGCTGAAGGGGATGTCGGCGGAGACGTGCAGCTGATCCAATCTCGCTTGCGGAGTGCCGGATACTTCCGCGGGGTCGTAAATGGCAAATTCCGCTCTGATACGACTGCTGCGCTCAAAGCGTTTCAGCGCGATCACGGCTTGGCTCCCAATGGTGTCGTCTCCAAGAAGGTGTACATGGAAATGGGACTCTGGGAGTGA
- a CDS encoding serine hydrolase domain-containing protein, which translates to MKTLEWTAGYEEYAQKLIEEFQVPGAIVAVAKDGILFYEKTFGYRDREKRWPIDLDTVFGIGSITKSFTCVAIMQLQEEGKLSVHDPVVTYLPEFRTPDEAHTREITIHHFMTHTPGLPPLPSLIPAMLQSLKADPTAEGLLSQFEKECSESIETYEQLMAYIADLPFELLGPPGTEFSYSNDAFGLLGAIIERVSGKPYETYVRERILQPLGMERSAFLVEEYDDPDNVAMLYTPRAGDGGTREVLRAPLWWDSPSMRAAGFLKASARDMLRYAEVFRTGGVSNGTRIIAKESAEQMMYPHARIDPVRSYGYGLGVLPFSEQLTLIQHTGGLKGITAQMLIVPEAGITGIVLTNVDDAPIGDLTLGLLNSLFDRPLSTQYAVFADVEKTVESLRQYPGRYRSGEGDEVTIRLDETDGRLVLVLDQSELPLRPIGEDAFLFSRRGIDTPVHFVRDAGGKVKRFALWSRQMPKVEEYTG; encoded by the coding sequence ATGAAGACGCTCGAATGGACGGCCGGTTACGAAGAGTACGCACAAAAGCTGATCGAGGAGTTTCAAGTGCCGGGTGCGATTGTGGCAGTGGCGAAAGACGGCATTCTTTTTTACGAGAAGACGTTCGGCTATCGGGACCGGGAAAAACGATGGCCGATTGATCTGGATACCGTGTTTGGCATTGGTTCGATCACGAAGTCCTTTACCTGCGTGGCGATTATGCAGCTGCAGGAGGAGGGGAAGCTTTCGGTCCACGATCCGGTCGTCACGTACTTGCCGGAGTTTCGCACGCCGGACGAAGCCCATACCAGAGAGATCACGATCCATCATTTCATGACTCACACGCCGGGCTTGCCGCCGCTCCCGTCCTTGATCCCTGCCATGCTGCAAAGCCTGAAAGCAGACCCGACGGCGGAAGGATTGCTGAGCCAGTTTGAAAAGGAGTGCTCGGAGTCAATCGAGACGTACGAGCAGCTGATGGCGTACATCGCAGACCTGCCGTTCGAGCTGCTCGGTCCCCCGGGAACGGAGTTCAGCTATTCGAACGATGCCTTTGGTTTGCTCGGCGCAATCATTGAGCGCGTCAGCGGAAAGCCGTACGAGACATACGTCCGCGAGCGAATTTTGCAGCCGCTTGGAATGGAGCGATCGGCTTTTCTCGTGGAAGAATACGACGACCCGGATAACGTGGCCATGCTGTACACCCCTCGTGCTGGCGACGGCGGTACGCGGGAAGTGCTGCGGGCACCTCTGTGGTGGGATTCCCCGTCGATGCGGGCGGCGGGCTTCCTCAAGGCGTCCGCTCGCGATATGCTCCGATATGCGGAGGTCTTTCGCACGGGCGGGGTTTCGAACGGGACGAGGATCATCGCCAAAGAAAGCGCGGAGCAAATGATGTATCCCCATGCCAGAATCGATCCGGTCCGCAGCTACGGGTACGGATTGGGGGTCCTGCCTTTCTCGGAGCAGCTCACGCTTATCCAGCATACGGGGGGCTTGAAAGGAATAACAGCGCAGATGCTCATCGTTCCGGAGGCGGGGATCACGGGCATTGTGCTGACCAACGTCGATGACGCGCCCATTGGCGACCTTACCTTGGGCTTGCTCAACAGTCTGTTCGACCGTCCGCTCTCTACGCAGTACGCCGTTTTTGCCGATGTCGAGAAGACGGTAGAAAGCCTGCGGCAGTACCCAGGCAGGTATCGTTCCGGGGAAGGAGACGAGGTAACTATTCGCCTGGACGAAACTGACGGAAGGCTTGTTCTCGTGCTCGACCAATCGGAGCTGCCGCTTCGCCCCATCGGCGAGGACGCATTTCTGTTCAGCCGGCGCGGAATCGATACCCCGGTACACTTCGTTCGGGATGCCGGGGGAAAGGTAAAGCGGTTTGCATTGTGGTCACGACAAATGCCGAAGGTGGAAGAGTATACCGGCTAG